One genomic region from Streptomyces sp. NBC_00457 encodes:
- a CDS encoding molybdopterin oxidoreductase family protein, whose amino-acid sequence MSRTALRICPLCEATCGLTLTIEGTRVTGARGDRDDVFSEGFICPKGASFGAVDGDPDRLRTPLVRKDGELREATWQEAFDAVAAGIRPVVERYGANSVGVVLGNPNVHTMAGALYPPVLLAGLGTRSLFTASTVDQMPKHVSSGLLYGDALAIPVPDLDHTDHLLLIGANPLESNGSLCTAPDFPGKLKALKARGGTLTVIDPRRTRTAKLADRHLAIRPGTDALLLAAMTYVLFEEDLVDLVDLTPHVQGVEELRDAVRHFTPEAVTAACDIDAGVIRALARELAAAPTAAVYARIGSCTVSHGTLASWLVDVLNILTGNLDRPGGALFPQSATDKTPRPAGPGRGFQLARWHSRVSEHPEAKGELPLSALAEEIDTATPEGEPIRALIAIAANPVLSAPDGDRLDKGLDSLDFMVSVDPYLNETSRHAHVVLPPPPPSQSAHYDFAFNTFAVRNQVRYTRAAVPLEPGRMSESEILARLTLAATGMHGADPAAVDALVVQQTLGKAVREPHSPVHGRDPEELADQLTGENGPERRLDMMLRLGPYGDGFGIRPDGLTLEKVLAHPHGIDLGPLHPRLPQPLKTTSGTIELLPQPIADDLPRLTRALDERPDGLVLIGRRHLRSNNSWMHNVPALTGGTNRCTLHIHPADAERLGVRDGAPVRLKGAGGEVTAPAEVTDGVRQGVVSLPHGWGHNRPGTRLGHASTDPGVNVNQLLDGSLLDPLSGNAVLNGVPVEISPVTEAVTEAVTEKLTPLT is encoded by the coding sequence GTGTCCCGCACCGCCCTGCGAATCTGCCCCCTGTGTGAGGCCACCTGCGGGCTGACCCTCACCATCGAGGGCACCCGTGTCACCGGTGCCCGCGGTGATCGTGACGATGTGTTCAGCGAAGGGTTCATCTGCCCGAAGGGCGCCTCCTTCGGCGCCGTCGACGGCGACCCCGACCGGCTGCGCACACCCCTCGTCCGCAAGGACGGCGAGCTGCGCGAGGCCACCTGGCAGGAGGCGTTCGACGCGGTCGCCGCCGGTATCCGCCCGGTCGTCGAGCGCTACGGCGCCAACTCCGTCGGCGTCGTCCTGGGCAACCCGAACGTCCACACCATGGCCGGCGCCCTCTACCCGCCCGTCCTGCTCGCCGGCCTCGGCACCCGCAGCCTGTTCACTGCCTCCACGGTCGACCAGATGCCCAAGCACGTCTCCAGCGGGCTCCTCTACGGCGACGCCCTCGCGATCCCCGTACCCGACCTGGACCACACCGACCACCTGCTCCTCATCGGCGCCAACCCCCTGGAATCCAACGGGAGTCTGTGCACCGCCCCCGACTTCCCCGGCAAGCTCAAGGCCCTCAAGGCCCGCGGCGGCACCCTCACCGTCATCGACCCGCGCCGCACCCGCACCGCCAAACTCGCCGACCGCCACCTCGCCATCCGCCCCGGCACGGACGCCCTGCTGCTCGCGGCGATGACGTACGTCCTCTTCGAGGAGGACCTCGTCGACCTCGTCGATCTGACGCCCCATGTGCAGGGCGTCGAAGAACTCCGGGACGCCGTACGGCACTTCACGCCCGAAGCCGTCACCGCCGCCTGCGACATCGACGCCGGCGTCATCCGCGCCCTCGCCCGCGAACTCGCCGCCGCCCCCACCGCCGCCGTCTACGCCCGCATCGGCAGCTGCACCGTCTCGCACGGCACCCTGGCCAGCTGGCTCGTCGACGTCCTCAACATCCTCACCGGCAACCTCGACCGCCCCGGCGGCGCGCTCTTCCCGCAGTCGGCCACCGACAAGACACCCCGGCCCGCCGGACCCGGCCGCGGCTTCCAGCTCGCCCGCTGGCACTCCCGCGTCAGCGAACACCCCGAGGCCAAGGGCGAGCTGCCGCTGTCCGCGCTCGCCGAGGAGATCGACACCGCCACACCCGAGGGCGAGCCGATCCGGGCCCTCATCGCCATCGCCGCCAACCCGGTGCTGTCCGCCCCCGACGGCGACCGGCTCGACAAGGGCCTCGACTCGCTCGACTTCATGGTCAGTGTCGACCCCTACCTCAACGAGACCTCCCGCCACGCCCACGTCGTCCTGCCGCCGCCCCCGCCCTCCCAGAGCGCCCACTACGACTTCGCCTTCAACACCTTCGCCGTACGCAATCAGGTCCGCTACACCCGCGCCGCCGTCCCGCTCGAACCCGGCCGTATGTCCGAGAGCGAGATCCTCGCCCGGCTGACCCTCGCGGCGACCGGCATGCACGGCGCCGACCCCGCGGCCGTGGACGCGCTGGTCGTACAGCAGACCCTGGGCAAGGCCGTCAGGGAGCCGCACTCGCCCGTGCACGGCAGGGACCCTGAGGAACTGGCGGACCAGCTCACCGGCGAGAACGGCCCCGAGCGGCGGCTCGACATGATGCTGCGCCTCGGCCCCTACGGCGACGGGTTCGGCATACGACCGGACGGCCTGACCCTGGAGAAGGTCCTGGCGCATCCGCACGGCATCGACCTCGGACCGCTGCACCCCCGGCTGCCGCAGCCGCTGAAGACCACGAGCGGCACAATCGAGCTGCTGCCGCAGCCGATCGCCGACGACCTGCCCCGGCTGACGCGCGCCCTCGACGAGCGGCCCGACGGACTCGTCCTGATCGGCCGCCGCCATCTGCGCTCCAACAACAGCTGGATGCACAACGTGCCCGCCCTCACCGGCGGCACCAACCGCTGCACCCTGCACATCCACCCCGCCGACGCCGAACGCCTCGGCGTCCGCGACGGGGCGCCGGTGCGGCTGAAGGGCGCCGGGGGAGAGGTGACGGCCCCGGCCGAGGTCACCGACGGCGTCCGGCAGGGCGTGGTCAGCCTGCCGCACGGATGGGGCCACAACCGTCCCGGCACCCGGCTCGGCCACGCCTCCACCGACCCCGGCGTCAACGTCAACCAGCTCCTCGACGGCAGCCTGCTCGACCCGCTGTCGGGCAACGCGGTCCTCAACGGAGTTCCCGTGGAAATCTCCCCTGTGACCGAAGCCGTGACCGAAGCCGTGACCGAAAAGCTCACCCCGCTGACCTGA
- a CDS encoding CitMHS family transporter — protein MLTILGFAMIATFLVLIMMKKMSPIAALVLIPALFCVFVGKGAKLGDYVIDGVTSLAPTAAMLMFAIVYFGVMIDVGLFDPIVRGILKFCKADPMRIVVGTAVLAAIVSLDGDGSTTFMITVSAMYPLYKRLKMSLVVMTGVAAMANGVMNTLPWGGPTARAATALKLDASEIFIPMIPALAVGLLGVFVLSYVLGMRERKRLGTLTLDEVLVDEKETETVLVGAGGSGKTPVATGGSGAGTDADAPDDEDDSMLKVLDPARPTLRPKLYWFNALLTVVLLTAMIMEWLPIPVLFLLGAALALTVNFPHMPDQKARIGAHAENVLNVSGMVFAAAVFTGVLQGTGMVDHMAKWMVDVIPEGMGPHMALVTGLLSLPLTYFMSNDGFYFGVLPVLAEAGAAHGVSPLEMARASLVGQPLHMSSPLVPAVYVLVGMAKVEFGDHTRFVVKWAALTCLIILGAGILFGII, from the coding sequence ATGCTGACCATCCTCGGCTTCGCCATGATCGCGACCTTCCTGGTCCTGATCATGATGAAGAAGATGTCGCCGATCGCGGCGCTCGTGCTGATCCCGGCACTGTTCTGCGTGTTCGTCGGGAAGGGCGCCAAGCTCGGTGACTACGTCATCGACGGCGTGACCAGCCTTGCCCCGACCGCGGCGATGCTCATGTTCGCGATCGTCTACTTCGGAGTGATGATCGACGTCGGGCTCTTCGACCCGATCGTCCGGGGGATCCTCAAGTTCTGCAAGGCCGACCCGATGCGCATCGTCGTCGGCACCGCCGTACTCGCCGCCATCGTCTCGCTCGACGGCGACGGCTCGACCACCTTCATGATCACGGTCTCGGCGATGTACCCGCTGTACAAGCGCCTGAAGATGAGCCTGGTCGTCATGACCGGTGTCGCCGCGATGGCCAACGGCGTGATGAACACCCTGCCGTGGGGCGGCCCGACGGCCCGCGCCGCCACCGCCCTCAAGCTGGACGCCAGCGAGATCTTCATCCCGATGATCCCGGCCCTCGCCGTCGGCCTCCTCGGCGTCTTCGTGCTCTCGTACGTCCTCGGCATGCGCGAGCGCAAGCGGCTCGGCACGCTGACGCTGGACGAGGTGCTGGTCGACGAGAAGGAGACGGAGACCGTTCTCGTGGGCGCCGGAGGCTCCGGCAAGACCCCGGTGGCCACCGGCGGCTCGGGTGCCGGCACGGACGCCGACGCGCCCGACGACGAGGACGACAGCATGCTCAAGGTCCTCGACCCGGCCCGGCCCACCCTGCGCCCCAAGCTGTACTGGTTCAACGCGCTGCTCACGGTGGTCCTGCTCACCGCCATGATCATGGAGTGGCTGCCGATCCCGGTGCTGTTCCTGCTCGGCGCCGCCCTGGCGCTGACCGTCAACTTCCCGCACATGCCCGACCAGAAGGCCCGCATCGGCGCCCACGCCGAGAACGTCCTCAACGTCTCCGGCATGGTCTTCGCCGCCGCCGTCTTCACCGGCGTCCTCCAGGGCACCGGCATGGTCGACCACATGGCCAAGTGGATGGTGGACGTCATCCCCGAGGGCATGGGCCCGCACATGGCCCTGGTCACCGGTCTGCTGAGCCTCCCGCTCACCTACTTCATGTCGAACGACGGCTTCTACTTCGGTGTCCTGCCGGTCCTCGCCGAAGCCGGTGCCGCGCACGGCGTCTCCCCGCTGGAGATGGCCCGCGCCTCCCTGGTCGGCCAGCCGCTGCACATGTCGAGCCCGCTCGTCCCGGCCGTGTACGTCCTGGTCGGCATGGCCAAGGTGGAGTTCGGCGACCACACGAGGTTCGTGGTGAAGTGGGCGGCCCTCACATGTCTGATCATCCTCGGGGCAGGCATCCTCTTCGGAATCATCTGA
- a CDS encoding MFS transporter → MAPGGNRGWLLRLVIAFSFAQGAVSMARPAVSYRALALGADERAIGVIAGVYALLPLFAAVPLGRRTDHGRCAPLLPAGVVLISGGCALSGLVDSLWAMAIWSGVMGLGHLSFVIGAQSLVARQSAPHEQDRNFGHFTIGASLGQLVGPIAAGALIGGRDMAGTSALALLVAGAVAAVAFTSLWRIEDRTTAKSRTAQGDRVPVQRILRARGVPAGILISLSVLSATDILTAYLPVVGEHRGIAPSVIGVLLSLRAAATIACRLVLTPLLRLLGRTLLLTVTCLLAALLCAGIALPVPVWALALILVALGFCLGVGQPLSMTTVVQAAPDGARSTALALRLTGNRLGQVAAPATAGLVAGVAGVAAPFVMLGGLLLLSAGVALRTPKGPEGPGPASQARPKRSRFRRTSDI, encoded by the coding sequence ATGGCGCCCGGTGGGAACCGCGGCTGGCTGCTCCGCCTCGTCATCGCCTTCAGCTTCGCGCAGGGGGCGGTGTCGATGGCCCGGCCCGCCGTCTCCTACCGGGCGCTCGCGCTGGGCGCCGACGAGCGGGCGATCGGCGTCATCGCGGGTGTGTACGCCCTGCTCCCGCTGTTCGCCGCCGTCCCGCTGGGCCGCCGTACCGACCACGGCCGCTGTGCGCCCCTGCTGCCCGCCGGAGTGGTCCTGATATCCGGCGGCTGCGCGCTCAGCGGCCTCGTGGACTCCCTCTGGGCGATGGCGATCTGGAGCGGAGTGATGGGTCTCGGACACTTGTCCTTCGTCATCGGCGCCCAGTCGCTCGTCGCCCGCCAGTCCGCCCCGCACGAACAGGACCGTAACTTCGGCCACTTCACCATCGGCGCCTCGCTCGGCCAACTGGTCGGCCCGATCGCGGCGGGCGCGCTGATCGGTGGCCGGGACATGGCCGGGACGAGTGCCCTCGCGCTGCTGGTCGCGGGTGCGGTCGCGGCGGTCGCGTTCACGTCGCTGTGGCGCATAGAGGACCGTACGACCGCCAAGTCCCGTACTGCGCAGGGCGACCGCGTCCCCGTCCAGCGCATCCTGCGCGCCCGGGGTGTCCCCGCGGGCATCCTCATCAGCCTCTCCGTGCTGTCCGCGACCGACATCCTCACCGCCTATCTGCCGGTGGTCGGCGAGCACCGGGGCATCGCGCCGTCGGTCATCGGCGTACTGCTCAGCCTGCGCGCGGCGGCCACGATCGCCTGCCGTCTGGTGCTGACCCCGCTGCTGAGGCTGCTGGGCCGGACGCTGCTGCTCACCGTGACCTGTCTGCTGGCGGCCCTGCTGTGCGCGGGCATCGCGCTGCCGGTGCCGGTGTGGGCGCTGGCCCTGATCCTCGTCGCCCTCGGCTTCTGCCTCGGCGTCGGCCAGCCGCTGTCCATGACGACGGTCGTCCAGGCGGCCCCCGACGGCGCCCGCTCCACGGCCCTCGCACTCCGGCTGACCGGCAACCGCCTCGGCCAGGTCGCCGCCCCGGCGACCGCGGGTCTGGTCGCGGGGGTCGCGGGTGTGGCGGCGCCGTTCGTGATGCTGGGGGGTCTGTTGCTGCTGTCGGCGGGGGTCGCGCTGCGGACGCCGAAGGGGCCCGAGGGCCCTGGCCCCGCCTCGCAGGCGCGGCCGAAGCGCTCCAGATTCCGCCGCACGAGTGATATCTGA
- a CDS encoding class F sortase, whose protein sequence is MVPRRRRRRPWHRTRAYRLTRTALLAAVLVMVGVRCERPDMPVAPEGADGPAPVAAPAPSRPTPSAPPVRAERRTTPTPTPAPPLRPLPRSRPTTLRIPSLGIDAPVMGLGLDPDRELETPPIDKPKLVGWYEGGPTPGEPGTAIAVGHRDTRTGRAVFAGLAEVKPGKPIEARRADGRTAVYTVDRVKVFDKADFPDKEVYGPAKRPELRVITCGGLFSRRSGYTSNVVVFAHLTATK, encoded by the coding sequence ATGGTGCCGCGTAGGCGCAGACGCAGGCCCTGGCACCGGACGCGCGCCTACCGCCTGACCAGGACGGCCCTGCTCGCGGCCGTCCTGGTCATGGTGGGGGTGCGGTGCGAGAGGCCGGACATGCCGGTGGCGCCGGAGGGAGCCGACGGCCCGGCCCCCGTGGCGGCCCCCGCCCCGTCCCGCCCCACACCCTCCGCTCCCCCCGTCCGCGCCGAACGCCGTACCACACCCACACCCACACCCGCGCCCCCACTCCGCCCGCTGCCCCGGTCCCGGCCGACGACCCTCCGCATCCCGTCCCTCGGTATCGACGCCCCGGTCATGGGCCTCGGGCTCGACCCGGACCGGGAACTGGAGACGCCCCCGATCGACAAACCCAAGCTCGTCGGCTGGTACGAGGGCGGCCCCACGCCCGGCGAGCCCGGCACCGCGATCGCCGTCGGCCACCGCGACACCAGAACCGGCCGCGCCGTCTTCGCCGGGCTGGCCGAGGTGAAGCCCGGCAAGCCGATCGAGGCGCGGCGCGCGGACGGCCGTACCGCCGTCTACACCGTGGACCGGGTCAAGGTCTTCGACAAGGCGGACTTCCCCGACAAGGAGGTCTACGGCCCGGCCAAGCGCCCGGAACTCCGCGTGATCACCTGCGGTGGCCTCTTCAGCCGGCGCTCGGGCTACACCAGCAACGTGGTGGTCTTCGCCCACCTGACCGCCACAAAGTGA
- a CDS encoding ABC transporter ATP-binding protein, giving the protein MTRAISLHDVSKVYDRGVRVVDRLSLDIEPGEFLVLLGPSGCGKSTVLRMIAGLEEITEGELLLDGEYANDLLPYGRNMAMVFQNFALYPSMTSRDNIGFPLRIEAPGADPRPRVDATARMLGIEDLLDRFPGQLSGGERQRVAMGRAIARHPSAFLMDEPLSNLDAKLRNHLRAEISALTRELGVTTVYVTHDQAEAMSLGDRVAVLRGGRLQQVGTPRSVYALPRNVFVAAFIGIPRINLLRGLVRAPLDGAMTISLGKQYLRLPEPLSLDHQLLRVQQGREVIVGLRSEAIRIAKPASARPGEAVLTGLVEHVEFQGHEVLVHFNTGSHPAVVPDLEAPRPARPVRRRRREGGTVLDRIRERAGARRAGPVVVLDHPADAAPEPAPPEGRLPGDLIVRTTPDIELRHGMQVPLLVDIAHLFVFDQHGERICPAPARLPDLDE; this is encoded by the coding sequence ATGACACGCGCCATCTCTCTGCACGATGTGAGCAAGGTGTACGACCGTGGTGTCCGTGTGGTGGACCGGCTGTCGCTGGACATCGAGCCCGGTGAGTTCCTGGTGCTGCTCGGGCCGTCCGGGTGCGGGAAGTCCACCGTGCTCAGAATGATCGCGGGGCTGGAGGAGATCACCGAGGGCGAGTTGCTGCTCGACGGCGAGTACGCCAACGATCTGCTGCCGTACGGGCGGAACATGGCGATGGTCTTCCAGAACTTCGCGCTGTATCCGAGCATGACCAGCCGCGACAACATCGGCTTCCCGCTGCGCATCGAGGCGCCCGGCGCGGACCCCCGCCCGCGCGTGGACGCCACCGCCCGCATGCTGGGCATCGAGGACCTGCTCGACCGCTTCCCCGGCCAGCTCTCCGGCGGCGAACGCCAGCGCGTCGCCATGGGCCGCGCCATCGCCCGGCACCCCTCCGCGTTCCTGATGGACGAACCGCTGTCCAACCTGGACGCCAAGCTCCGCAACCACCTACGGGCCGAAATATCCGCCCTCACCCGCGAGTTGGGCGTCACCACGGTGTACGTCACCCACGACCAGGCCGAGGCCATGTCGCTCGGCGACCGGGTCGCCGTCCTGCGCGGCGGCCGCCTCCAGCAGGTCGGCACCCCGCGCTCGGTCTACGCGCTGCCCCGCAACGTCTTCGTCGCCGCCTTCATCGGCATCCCGCGCATCAACCTGCTGCGCGGCCTGGTGCGCGCCCCGCTCGACGGCGCGATGACCATCAGCCTCGGCAAGCAGTATCTGCGGCTGCCCGAACCCCTGTCCCTGGACCACCAGTTGCTCCGTGTCCAGCAGGGCCGGGAGGTCATCGTCGGCCTGCGCTCGGAGGCGATACGCATCGCCAAACCGGCGTCCGCACGGCCCGGTGAGGCCGTGCTCACCGGCCTGGTCGAGCATGTCGAGTTCCAGGGCCACGAGGTCCTCGTCCACTTCAACACCGGCTCCCACCCGGCCGTCGTACCCGATCTGGAGGCCCCGCGCCCGGCCCGCCCGGTCCGGCGCCGGCGCCGCGAGGGCGGTACGGTCCTGGACCGCATCCGCGAGCGCGCGGGCGCGCGGCGCGCGGGACCGGTGGTGGTCCTGGACCACCCGGCGGACGCGGCCCCCGAACCGGCGCCGCCCGAGGGCCGGCTCCCCGGCGACCTCATCGTCCGCACCACCCCGGACATCGAACTCCGGCACGGAATGCAGGTCCCTCTCCTCGTCGACATCGCCCACCTGTTCGTCTTCGACCAGCACGGCGAGCGGATCTGCCCGGCTCCGGCGCGTTTGCCGGACTTGGACGAGTGA
- a CDS encoding DUF3574 domain-containing protein — protein MNLQLTRTQAAFAVAGLLLAVGAPTAYATFDDGTSAAPPRGEPYIETQLFFGTARPDGGPAVTDKQFMAFIDKEVTPGFPNGLTVQSGRGQWKDMSGAIEKERSYELILLYPVAEAGPSDRKIEEIRRDYEKAFGQESVGRVDDRAQVDF, from the coding sequence ATGAATCTCCAACTCACCCGTACCCAGGCCGCGTTCGCCGTGGCCGGACTGCTGCTCGCCGTCGGCGCTCCGACCGCCTACGCCACCTTCGACGACGGGACCTCCGCCGCACCGCCGCGCGGAGAGCCGTACATCGAGACCCAGCTCTTCTTCGGCACCGCGCGCCCGGACGGCGGCCCGGCCGTCACCGACAAGCAGTTCATGGCCTTCATCGACAAGGAGGTCACCCCCGGCTTCCCGAACGGGCTGACCGTGCAGAGCGGGCGCGGGCAGTGGAAGGACATGAGCGGCGCGATCGAGAAGGAGCGGTCGTACGAGCTGATCCTGCTGTATCCGGTGGCGGAGGCGGGCCCGAGCGACCGGAAGATCGAGGAGATCCGCCGGGACTACGAGAAGGCCTTCGGCCAGGAGTCGGTGGGCCGGGTCGACGACCGGGCCCAGGTCGACTTCTGA
- a CDS encoding aldehyde dehydrogenase family protein: MKAHDGMYIDGAWRPAAGHDAIEVVNPADEEVIGRVPAGGAEDVDTAVRAARAALPGWAATPPAERAARLTALRDVLVARKDEIAETVTAELGSPLKFSENVHAAVPIAVAGSYAELAATYAFEEKVGNSTVFHEPIGVVGAITPWNYPLHQIVAKVAPALAAGCTVVLKPAEDTPLVAQLFAEAVHEAGVPAGVFNLVTGLGPVAGQALAEHPGVDLVSFTGSTAVGRQIGATAGAAVKKVALELGGKSANVILPSADLAKAVNVGVANVMSNSGQTCSAWTRMLVHREQYDEAVELAATAAAKYGERIGPVVSAKQQARVRGYIEKGVAEGARIVAGGAEPPYEQGYFIAPTVFADVTPDMTIAQEEIFGPVLSIIRYEDEDDALRIANGTVYGLAGAVWAGDASEAAAFARRMDTGQVDINGGRFNPRAPFGGYKQSGVGRELGAHGLAEYLQTKSLQF; the protein is encoded by the coding sequence ATGAAGGCACACGACGGCATGTACATCGACGGCGCCTGGCGCCCCGCCGCCGGTCACGACGCGATCGAGGTCGTGAACCCGGCCGACGAGGAGGTCATCGGCCGGGTTCCGGCCGGCGGCGCCGAGGACGTCGACACCGCCGTACGGGCCGCCCGCGCCGCCCTCCCGGGCTGGGCCGCGACCCCGCCCGCCGAACGGGCCGCACGCCTGACCGCCCTCCGGGACGTCCTCGTGGCCCGCAAGGACGAGATCGCCGAGACGGTCACGGCCGAGCTCGGCTCGCCGCTGAAGTTCTCCGAGAACGTCCACGCGGCCGTCCCGATCGCGGTCGCGGGCTCGTACGCCGAGCTGGCGGCGACGTACGCCTTCGAGGAGAAGGTCGGCAACTCGACCGTCTTCCATGAGCCGATCGGCGTGGTCGGCGCGATCACGCCCTGGAACTACCCGCTCCACCAGATCGTCGCCAAGGTAGCCCCGGCGCTGGCGGCGGGCTGCACGGTCGTGCTGAAGCCCGCCGAGGACACCCCGCTCGTCGCCCAGCTCTTCGCCGAGGCGGTCCACGAGGCCGGGGTCCCCGCCGGCGTCTTCAACCTCGTCACCGGCCTCGGCCCGGTCGCGGGCCAGGCGCTCGCCGAGCACCCGGGCGTCGACCTGGTCTCGTTCACCGGCTCCACGGCCGTCGGACGGCAGATCGGCGCGACCGCGGGCGCGGCCGTCAAGAAGGTCGCCCTGGAGCTGGGCGGCAAGTCCGCCAACGTCATCCTCCCGAGCGCCGACCTCGCCAAGGCCGTCAACGTCGGCGTCGCCAACGTCATGTCCAACTCCGGCCAGACATGCAGCGCGTGGACGCGGATGCTGGTGCACCGGGAGCAGTACGACGAGGCGGTGGAGCTGGCCGCCACCGCCGCCGCCAAGTACGGCGAGCGCATCGGCCCCGTCGTGAGCGCCAAGCAGCAGGCGCGGGTGCGCGGTTACATCGAGAAGGGCGTCGCGGAAGGCGCGCGGATCGTCGCGGGCGGCGCGGAACCCCCGTACGAGCAGGGCTACTTCATCGCGCCCACGGTCTTCGCCGATGTCACCCCCGACATGACGATCGCCCAGGAGGAGATCTTCGGGCCGGTCCTGTCGATCATCCGGTACGAGGACGAGGACGACGCGCTGCGGATCGCCAACGGCACGGTCTACGGGCTCGCCGGCGCCGTGTGGGCGGGCGACGCGTCGGAGGCGGCGGCCTTCGCGCGCCGCATGGACACCGGGCAGGTCGACATCAACGGCGGACGCTTCAACCCCCGTGCCCCCTTCGGCGGTTACAAGCAGTCAGGTGTGGGCCGCGAACTCGGTGCGCACGGCCTGGCCGAGTACCTCCAGACCAAGTCCCTGCAGTTCTGA
- a CDS encoding Zn-dependent alcohol dehydrogenase, with translation MVRAAVLPAIGSPLEITDIDLPDPGPDRIRVRLAAAGVCHSDLSLSNGTMRVPVPAVLGHEGAGTVVAVGEGVTHLAPGDHVVLNWAPSCGSCHACSLGEVWLCANALNGAADVHARRTSDGTDLHPGLNVAAFAEETVVSASCALPLPEGIPLTDAALLGCAVLTGYGAVHHSARVQPGETVAVYGVGGVGLAALQAARIAGASKIVAVDVSLEKEELARAAGATDYVVASDTTAREIRALTGKQGVDVAVECVGRATTIRTAWDSTRRGGRTTVVGIGGKDQQVTFNALEIFHWGRTLSGCVYGNSDPVKDLPVLAEHVRAGRLDLGALVTERIALDGIPAAFENMLAGKGGRALVVF, from the coding sequence ATGGTTCGCGCCGCCGTCCTTCCCGCCATCGGCTCCCCGCTGGAGATCACCGACATCGACCTGCCCGACCCCGGCCCGGACCGCATCCGCGTCCGCCTGGCCGCCGCCGGCGTCTGCCACTCCGACCTGTCCCTGTCCAACGGCACCATGCGGGTACCGGTCCCGGCCGTCCTCGGCCACGAAGGCGCCGGGACGGTCGTCGCCGTGGGCGAGGGGGTCACCCACCTCGCCCCCGGCGACCACGTCGTCCTCAACTGGGCCCCGTCCTGCGGAAGTTGCCACGCCTGCTCGCTCGGTGAGGTCTGGCTGTGCGCCAACGCGCTGAACGGCGCCGCCGACGTCCACGCCCGGCGCACATCCGACGGCACCGACCTCCACCCCGGCCTGAACGTGGCCGCGTTCGCCGAGGAGACGGTCGTCTCCGCGTCCTGCGCCCTCCCGCTCCCCGAGGGCATCCCGCTCACCGACGCGGCCCTCCTCGGCTGCGCGGTCCTCACCGGCTACGGTGCCGTCCACCACTCGGCACGTGTCCAGCCGGGGGAGACGGTGGCGGTGTACGGCGTCGGGGGAGTGGGGCTCGCGGCACTTCAGGCGGCCCGTATCGCGGGCGCTTCGAAGATCGTCGCGGTCGATGTCTCCCTGGAGAAGGAGGAGTTGGCGCGGGCCGCGGGTGCCACGGACTACGTCGTCGCCTCCGACACCACGGCCCGCGAGATCCGCGCCCTCACCGGCAAGCAGGGCGTCGACGTCGCCGTCGAGTGCGTGGGCCGCGCGACCACCATCCGCACGGCCTGGGACTCCACCCGCCGCGGCGGACGCACCACGGTCGTGGGCATCGGCGGCAAGGACCAGCAGGTCACCTTCAACGCCCTGGAGATCTTCCACTGGGGCCGCACCCTGTCGGGCTGCGTCTACGGCAACTCGGACCCCGTGAAGGACCTCCCGGTCCTCGCCGAGCACGTCCGCGCGGGCCGCCTGGACCTGGGGGCGCTGGTGACGGAGCGGATCGCGCTGGACGGGATTCCGGCGGCGTTCGAGAACATGCTGGCGGGGAAGGGCGGACGGGCGCTG